One segment of Alistipes sp. ZOR0009 DNA contains the following:
- a CDS encoding DMT family transporter, which yields MISLKGNSTKFWAYTAIIGANIIWGINYVVSKKVVPTHIDPEAITMFRVLGASLLFWVASLFYKYEKVEIADLARMFFAALFGVALNQYLFINGIAKTTPIDAAIIITLNPILVLLLSSLFLHDKITSSKIVGIIIGGFGAISLITYSGTVSFGQEHLLGNILILGNATAYALYLVIVKPTMSKYGSITVMKWVFLFGMLQLTPICIGPFMKYNLLSQTSSVIGDIAFIVIGATFLAYLFTSLALTHIKASTVSIFAYTQPAIAAIFAIFIGMDGLSWIKMGSMILVCIGVYIASRPSIAIPFVNLKNKP from the coding sequence ATGATTTCATTAAAAGGAAATTCTACAAAGTTCTGGGCTTACACCGCAATTATCGGCGCAAACATTATCTGGGGAATCAACTACGTTGTTTCCAAAAAGGTGGTTCCTACCCATATCGATCCAGAGGCAATTACCATGTTCCGAGTTCTAGGAGCATCTTTACTCTTCTGGGTGGCATCACTGTTCTACAAATACGAAAAAGTTGAGATAGCCGACCTCGCCCGAATGTTTTTTGCAGCGCTATTTGGGGTTGCGCTCAACCAGTACCTATTCATAAACGGTATTGCAAAAACAACCCCCATTGATGCAGCCATCATTATCACCTTAAATCCCATACTAGTACTGCTGCTGTCGTCGTTATTTCTACACGACAAAATTACTTCATCAAAAATAGTGGGTATCATCATCGGTGGATTCGGAGCCATATCGCTAATCACCTACAGCGGAACGGTTTCTTTTGGACAGGAACATCTCCTAGGAAATATCCTAATCCTTGGAAATGCCACAGCCTACGCACTATATCTGGTAATTGTTAAGCCCACGATGTCTAAATACGGTTCCATCACAGTAATGAAATGGGTGTTTCTTTTCGGAATGCTACAGCTGACACCGATTTGCATAGGCCCTTTCATGAAGTATAACCTGCTTTCCCAAACTTCGTCGGTAATAGGAGACATAGCGTTTATTGTAATAGGCGCAACATTTCTTGCCTACCTATTTACATCGCTTGCGCTAACACACATAAAGGCAAGTACTGTAAGCATATTCGCCTATACCCAACCTGCAATTGCCGCTATTTTCGCAATATTTATAGGCATGGATGGCCTCAGCTGGATAAAAATGGGATCAATGATACTGGTGTGCATTGGAGTTTACATAGCCAGCCGCCCTTCCATTGCTATCCCATTTGTGAATTTAAAGAATAAGCCATAA
- a CDS encoding nitroreductase family protein, with protein MDFLDVVQKRTSIRSFSDKKVDESTLREICRIGGLAPSINNYQPWRFVALTNKPMMSAIANAIADKIENLPDGNHEIAIPVKRQVEYFSTFFENAPAVIFIFTSPYESVLEKGVGLSHDDINRMRNYPDMQSVGACIENMLLGTVNLGLGACWMSSPLIAKEEIAKILNTENNLELAGLVAIGYQNKDIPPKTKKEIDTIFEFVP; from the coding sequence ATGGATTTCCTAGATGTTGTACAAAAGAGAACAAGCATTCGATCCTTTTCGGACAAAAAAGTTGACGAAAGTACCCTACGCGAAATCTGTCGCATCGGAGGGCTGGCTCCTAGCATAAACAACTACCAGCCATGGCGCTTTGTTGCACTTACCAATAAGCCTATGATGTCCGCAATAGCGAACGCCATTGCAGACAAAATAGAGAATCTACCCGATGGTAATCATGAAATAGCGATTCCTGTTAAGCGGCAGGTAGAGTACTTCTCCACCTTTTTCGAAAATGCACCTGCGGTGATTTTCATATTTACATCTCCATACGAATCTGTTCTCGAAAAAGGGGTTGGCCTTTCGCATGACGATATCAATAGAATGAGAAACTACCCTGACATGCAAAGCGTGGGAGCATGTATAGAAAACATGCTACTTGGGACCGTAAACCTAGGTCTTGGTGCCTGCTGGATGTCATCGCCTCTCATTGCTAAAGAAGAAATTGCAAAAATACTCAACACAGAAAACAACCTAGAACTTGCAGGTCTTGTGGCTATTGGATATCAAAATAAAGACATTCCTCCTAAAACAAAAAAAGAAATTGACACTATTTTTGAATTTGTCCCATAA
- a CDS encoding chemotaxis protein CheB, whose amino-acid sequence MYKAIIIGGSAGSFQVITKILHSLPANYPIPIILCLHRLKHVRSGFVEALSIKSGIPIIEPEDKDAIKPGKAYLAPANYHMYIDLGNRIALSTEEPVNHSRPSIDLSFISAAQTYRDKLLGIILSGANKDGAYGLKRIKDFGGTCIVQDPKECQVSTMTESSLKLIKADMVLNTNQIIQHLLKYK is encoded by the coding sequence ATGTATAAGGCAATAATAATTGGTGGCTCGGCTGGTAGTTTTCAGGTAATAACGAAAATCTTACATTCGTTACCTGCCAACTATCCTATTCCGATAATTCTTTGCCTTCATAGGTTGAAGCATGTGCGTTCTGGCTTTGTGGAGGCTTTGTCCATTAAGTCAGGAATACCTATCATTGAGCCAGAAGATAAAGATGCGATTAAGCCAGGAAAAGCATACTTGGCGCCTGCCAATTACCACATGTATATTGATTTGGGTAACCGCATAGCGCTATCAACCGAAGAGCCCGTAAACCACTCTAGGCCTTCTATTGATTTGTCGTTCATAAGTGCTGCTCAAACGTACAGGGATAAGCTTCTGGGAATTATCTTATCGGGAGCGAATAAAGATGGGGCTTACGGGTTAAAGCGGATTAAAGATTTTGGAGGAACTTGTATTGTTCAAGATCCGAAAGAGTGTCAAGTAAGCACGATGACGGAATCTTCCCTTAAGTTGATTAAGGCAGATATGGTGCTTAATACAAACCAAATAATTCAGCACTTGCTGAAATATAAATAA
- a CDS encoding CheR family methyltransferase — MAEIGIVDTRNILKIIADKSGWNFSDFSITFLKRRLEHILQQQGLQNVETLKRKLEFDSAYFDVFLAEFIPSTTEMFRDPSLWRFLKESVMPELALSATPPKIWIASWDSGEELYSLAILLKEMNLLGKVKVYAADYSDSVTRQVKAGMLDPKKMEVNEANYLRFHGKATFDSYFSTQADGSLRINPELIRDVVFIRQNANFDSSVLGCKLVLFRNQLICMNISQEERVISRLRDCVVAGGFLVVGIKENLEHLPASNAFTNINSAEKVYKRKIG; from the coding sequence ATGGCGGAAATAGGAATTGTAGATACTCGGAATATTCTCAAGATTATAGCTGACAAGTCAGGATGGAATTTTAGTGACTTTTCCATTACATTTCTGAAGCGGCGTCTTGAGCATATCTTGCAGCAGCAAGGGCTTCAAAATGTCGAAACGTTAAAGCGTAAGCTTGAGTTTGATAGCGCATACTTTGATGTTTTCTTAGCAGAATTTATTCCATCGACAACTGAGATGTTTCGCGATCCCTCTCTTTGGCGATTTTTGAAGGAGTCGGTGATGCCAGAATTGGCATTGAGTGCGACACCTCCCAAGATTTGGATTGCCTCGTGGGATAGCGGGGAGGAACTTTATTCGCTGGCGATTCTTTTAAAGGAGATGAATTTGCTGGGGAAGGTGAAGGTTTACGCTGCAGATTACTCAGATTCGGTTACCAGGCAGGTAAAAGCAGGGATGCTTGACCCAAAGAAGATGGAAGTCAATGAGGCAAACTATCTTCGCTTTCATGGGAAAGCCACTTTTGATAGCTACTTCTCGACTCAGGCTGATGGATCATTAAGAATTAATCCAGAACTGATTCGTGATGTAGTTTTTATTCGACAAAATGCTAATTTTGATAGTTCGGTTTTGGGGTGTAAGCTGGTGCTATTCCGAAACCAGCTAATATGTATGAATATAAGTCAGGAAGAGAGGGTTATAAGCCGTTTACGTGATTGTGTTGTGGCGGGTGGGTTTTTGGTTGTTGGTATAAAAGAAAACCTAGAGCATCTGCCGGCATCGAATGCGTTTACGAATATTAATAGCGCGGAAAAGGTTTATAAACGAAAAATTGGATAA
- the dtd gene encoding D-aminoacyl-tRNA deacylase, whose protein sequence is MRAVLQRVSKASVAIDGDIRSSIEKGILILLGIENNDTQEDIEWLSGKITRLRIFDDSDGIMNLSVADAEGEILLVSQFTLHASTKKGNRPSYIKAAKPDLAIPMYEKFIAQIEKDLGRSVKTGEFGANMQIELLNDGPVTIIIDTQNKE, encoded by the coding sequence ATGAGAGCTGTATTACAGCGAGTAAGCAAAGCATCTGTGGCCATCGATGGCGATATAAGGTCTTCTATTGAAAAAGGAATTCTTATTCTTTTAGGAATAGAGAACAATGATACACAAGAGGATATTGAGTGGCTATCAGGAAAAATTACTCGTCTTAGAATTTTCGACGATAGTGATGGTATCATGAATCTATCTGTAGCTGATGCTGAAGGAGAAATACTTTTGGTTAGCCAATTTACGCTTCACGCATCAACAAAAAAAGGGAACAGACCATCTTACATAAAGGCTGCAAAACCTGATCTTGCCATACCCATGTATGAAAAGTTTATAGCCCAAATCGAAAAAGATCTAGGGAGATCTGTAAAAACAGGAGAATTTGGCGCCAATATGCAGATTGAACTTCTAAATGACGGCCCTGTTACCATCATAATCGACACCCAAAACAAAGAATAA
- a CDS encoding lysylphosphatidylglycerol synthase transmembrane domain-containing protein: protein MSQEIKKNSIGKVKTSNVIYPIIIGFGVVGYMMIQEFNPDAFKSVSFTSNSIFWLGVAVILMAFRDLGYMIRIRLLADNHLTWKQAFRVIMLWEFTSAVTPSAVGGTSVAILYVHKEGISIGKSSAIVMATSFLDEVYFILIAPLLYFSFGHSRLFDIPGSENLAEGLFTVALVGYLVKLVYIVVLSYGLFYNPRGLKWLLVKIFSFRYLRKWRYKMTIVAGEIMVSSKNLSARPLMFWVKTFGATFFSWTSRYFVVNALLLAFFLMHDQMLIFARQMVMWIMMLVSPTPGGSGFAEYVFTVFLGDLIPVASDLQKSISVGFAFIWRLISYYPYLIIGAFILPRWIKHKFHLPKLNRHHSN, encoded by the coding sequence ATGAGCCAAGAGATCAAGAAAAATTCAATCGGTAAAGTTAAAACTTCGAATGTAATTTATCCTATCATTATAGGATTTGGGGTGGTTGGCTATATGATGATTCAAGAGTTTAATCCTGACGCTTTTAAATCTGTTTCTTTTACTTCGAACTCTATTTTTTGGTTGGGAGTTGCTGTAATTCTGATGGCTTTTAGAGATTTAGGATACATGATTAGGATTAGGTTGTTGGCCGATAATCACCTAACATGGAAACAGGCTTTTAGAGTGATTATGCTTTGGGAGTTTACTTCGGCCGTTACACCGTCGGCGGTTGGCGGTACCAGTGTTGCCATCTTATATGTTCATAAGGAGGGAATCTCGATAGGAAAAAGCAGTGCGATTGTTATGGCGACCTCTTTTTTGGATGAAGTTTATTTTATACTCATAGCACCTCTTCTTTATTTTTCTTTTGGTCATTCAAGACTGTTTGATATCCCGGGGTCGGAAAATCTTGCTGAAGGCTTGTTTACAGTAGCATTGGTTGGCTATCTGGTAAAGCTTGTTTACATCGTTGTTTTATCATATGGTCTGTTTTATAACCCTCGAGGTTTGAAGTGGCTTTTGGTAAAAATATTCAGCTTTAGGTATCTTCGTAAGTGGCGCTACAAAATGACCATTGTGGCTGGCGAGATTATGGTTTCAAGTAAAAATCTTAGCGCTAGACCTTTGATGTTTTGGGTTAAAACTTTTGGAGCAACCTTTTTTTCGTGGACTTCTCGCTATTTTGTGGTAAATGCACTATTGCTAGCGTTCTTTTTAATGCACGATCAGATGCTAATATTTGCTCGTCAAATGGTTATGTGGATTATGATGCTGGTAAGCCCAACGCCAGGAGGTAGTGGTTTTGCGGAGTATGTGTTTACCGTATTTTTGGGCGACTTAATTCCTGTTGCAAGCGATTTACAGAAAAGCATTTCTGTTGGATTTGCATTTATTTGGAGGTTGATAAGTTACTATCCTTACCTTATTATAGGCGCTTTTATACTTCCTAGGTGGATAAAGCATAAGTTTCATTTGCCAAAGTTAAATCGCCACCATAGCAATTAG
- a CDS encoding endonuclease/exonuclease/phosphatase family protein, translating into MAKILRYVLLFLFILVLIVGAFLVYTEKSIPNFKSTEIIFSGTTDAVLSKDTISILSWNVGYCGLGSDMDFFYDGGTRMRTSKSQTLKNIEGVKDALSKNGDADFILLQEVDRESKRSYGINQELEFSKKLPAYSFFFASNYVVELVPMPLSNPLGKINSGILTMSSVTPKLAVRHSYPDKHPWPTGLFMPKRCFLETRIATPSGRDLVLVNTHNSAYDDGNLRKMEMEMLRSFALSEYKKGNWVIVGGDWNQNPPGYVQKNADKDALKNFTPRAISGSFFPVGWSWIWDKKVSSNRFLNRPYEEGVTMTTTIDLFLASPNVEGLSVDVIADGFRYSDHQPLRVKFVLK; encoded by the coding sequence ATGGCTAAGATATTAAGGTATGTACTGCTGTTTTTGTTCATTTTAGTTCTGATTGTGGGGGCTTTTCTTGTTTACACCGAGAAGTCTATCCCTAATTTTAAGTCAACCGAAATTATTTTTAGTGGCACAACTGATGCTGTTTTATCTAAAGATACAATTTCTATTTTATCTTGGAATGTAGGGTATTGTGGTCTTGGTAGCGATATGGACTTTTTCTATGATGGAGGAACAAGAATGCGGACTTCTAAGTCGCAAACGTTGAAAAATATTGAAGGAGTAAAGGACGCGCTTAGCAAAAATGGAGATGCTGATTTTATCCTGCTGCAGGAGGTTGATAGGGAATCAAAGCGGAGTTATGGTATTAACCAAGAGTTGGAATTTAGTAAGAAACTTCCTGCGTATAGCTTCTTTTTTGCTTCAAATTATGTTGTGGAATTAGTACCTATGCCGCTTTCTAACCCTCTCGGAAAGATTAATTCAGGAATTCTTACAATGAGTTCGGTGACGCCTAAGCTGGCAGTAAGGCATAGCTATCCCGATAAGCACCCTTGGCCTACGGGGCTATTCATGCCTAAAAGATGCTTCTTGGAGACTCGCATCGCGACTCCGAGTGGACGGGATCTTGTTTTGGTAAATACGCATAACTCGGCATACGATGATGGAAATCTCCGTAAAATGGAAATGGAGATGCTTCGCAGTTTTGCATTAAGCGAATACAAAAAAGGAAACTGGGTGATTGTTGGTGGTGATTGGAATCAAAATCCGCCCGGGTACGTTCAAAAAAATGCAGATAAGGATGCGTTGAAAAATTTTACGCCTAGGGCAATATCTGGATCTTTCTTTCCTGTTGGTTGGAGTTGGATTTGGGATAAGAAAGTTAGCTCAAATAGATTTCTAAATAGGCCATACGAAGAGGGAGTGACGATGACCACTACCATAGATCTTTTTTTAGCCTCACCCAATGTGGAAGGCTTGTCGGTTGATGTTATCGCGGATGGGTTTCGATATTCCGATCATCAGCCACTTCGGGTGAAATTTGTTTTAAAATAA
- a CDS encoding SpoIIE family protein phosphatase: METAKNRIVALLQSKQLIYYTLSLVVIPVAAWILAISTKGYDASFTSLAKVHAEVPVLWLINFLPIVFAVLSVSFLKAYKRKVEELEGEVTVKSQIISKNAFFAKQIGEGNFKVDISCQDGDVLAKSLLVMRDNLLKNSTKEAEEAWIAEGKEIISNILRIHNKLDELSYEVLVSLIKYTKVVQGAFYFYDDERNLIVNLASYAYNRRKYIKQEFKIGEGLIGQCAYERDLIYRTEVPGDYVSITSGILGDQKPKSIIMIPLISDEKLYGILEFASVSEIPPLTIRFFKELAEIIARTIFNISVNERTARLLHESQQMTEELKENEEELRQNAEEMMATQEELEQSNNRLESQIKEVENVQKKLHSLLENASEVISIYNKDLELSYISPSVTSILGFTPEEMVQGMDKDRLTKKGEESLDELFQNLLYNPNESYTIQYTFMKKNGDKIYLEVTGRNLLSDPAISGIILNMQDITERKRAEKEERMKSKMQALSENSPDLIMRLSMMGQVFYINPTVNSYFDIDAKSIQNQTVAASSLPEPLVVFLMDAIGKIGETKQKLEDDISFDSNFGKTIMHIVAIPEFNENELETILFVSHDITESKRIGMEIQEKNRNITESINYAQRIQSSILPDNRLIRKYLPNSFIFYLPRDVVSGDFPWMFVKDPNTIYVAAVDCTGHGVPGALLSFIGYFILNNTVDRDRYLSAGEVLDALHNEVRTTLKQDRVDADARDGMDIALCKIDLKNNVLEFAGAHRPLYLLRDSQLQEFKGERRAIGGIPSAKKAEQPFTNHTIQLQPSDRVFVFSDGLPDQVGGPDKKKYSAARIREHIVRNAHLPMSEHEEFFNKDFSEYKGDVKQIDDILLIGIEF, translated from the coding sequence ATGGAAACTGCTAAAAATAGAATTGTTGCATTACTGCAGTCGAAACAACTGATATACTATACGTTATCTTTGGTAGTTATTCCTGTCGCTGCGTGGATTCTTGCGATCTCAACGAAAGGCTATGACGCTTCTTTTACCTCTTTGGCAAAGGTTCATGCAGAGGTTCCTGTTCTCTGGCTAATCAACTTTTTGCCGATCGTTTTTGCGGTGCTTTCTGTTAGTTTTTTGAAGGCGTACAAGAGGAAGGTTGAAGAGTTGGAAGGAGAGGTTACTGTTAAGTCGCAAATCATTAGTAAGAATGCCTTCTTTGCGAAGCAAATTGGAGAAGGAAATTTTAAAGTTGATATTTCGTGCCAAGACGGAGATGTTCTTGCAAAATCACTCTTGGTGATGCGCGATAATCTGCTGAAGAATAGTACAAAAGAGGCAGAAGAAGCTTGGATTGCTGAAGGGAAGGAGATTATCTCTAACATTCTTCGTATTCATAATAAGCTCGATGAACTTTCGTATGAGGTCCTTGTAAGCCTTATTAAGTATACAAAGGTAGTTCAGGGTGCTTTCTACTTTTATGATGATGAGCGAAATCTCATTGTTAATCTTGCCTCCTATGCCTATAATCGCCGGAAGTACATTAAGCAGGAGTTTAAAATAGGAGAAGGCCTTATAGGTCAATGCGCCTATGAGCGAGATTTGATTTATAGGACTGAGGTTCCTGGCGACTATGTTTCTATTACTTCAGGAATATTGGGGGATCAGAAGCCTAAGAGTATCATTATGATACCTCTTATTTCTGATGAAAAATTGTATGGAATTTTGGAGTTTGCATCAGTCTCGGAGATTCCGCCATTGACTATTCGCTTTTTTAAGGAATTAGCAGAGATTATAGCTCGGACCATTTTTAATATTAGCGTTAATGAGCGTACCGCTAGGTTGTTGCACGAGTCGCAGCAAATGACAGAAGAGCTTAAAGAAAATGAGGAAGAACTTCGTCAGAATGCGGAAGAAATGATGGCAACTCAGGAAGAGTTGGAGCAATCGAACAACCGCCTTGAATCGCAGATTAAGGAGGTGGAGAATGTTCAAAAAAAGCTTCACTCCTTGCTCGAAAATGCATCAGAGGTTATTTCAATTTACAATAAAGATCTAGAGCTCTCTTACATTAGTCCTTCTGTAACATCAATTCTTGGTTTTACACCAGAGGAGATGGTGCAAGGAATGGATAAGGACCGGTTGACTAAGAAGGGAGAAGAAAGTTTGGACGAACTTTTTCAAAATCTGCTATATAATCCGAATGAAAGCTATACCATACAGTATACTTTCATGAAGAAAAATGGCGATAAGATTTACCTTGAAGTTACAGGCCGTAACCTTCTATCCGATCCCGCAATTAGTGGTATTATCCTTAATATGCAGGATATTACGGAGCGTAAGCGTGCGGAAAAAGAGGAGCGCATGAAGAGTAAAATGCAGGCGCTATCAGAAAATTCTCCCGATCTTATTATGCGATTAAGCATGATGGGACAGGTTTTCTATATAAACCCCACCGTAAATTCCTACTTTGATATCGATGCTAAATCAATTCAAAACCAAACTGTTGCTGCTAGCTCTTTGCCTGAGCCTTTGGTGGTTTTTTTGATGGATGCTATAGGTAAAATTGGGGAAACAAAGCAAAAGCTGGAGGATGATATTTCATTTGATTCAAACTTTGGGAAAACCATTATGCACATTGTGGCTATTCCCGAGTTTAATGAAAATGAGCTGGAGACGATCCTTTTTGTTTCTCATGACATTACAGAGTCTAAGCGAATCGGAATGGAGATTCAAGAGAAGAATAGGAATATTACAGAGAGTATTAACTACGCGCAGCGTATCCAGAGCTCAATACTGCCTGATAATAGGCTGATTCGTAAGTATCTTCCCAATTCTTTCATTTTCTACCTGCCGAGGGATGTTGTTAGTGGAGATTTTCCTTGGATGTTTGTAAAGGATCCGAATACCATATACGTGGCTGCTGTTGACTGTACGGGGCATGGTGTTCCGGGTGCGCTGCTCTCTTTTATTGGCTATTTCATCCTAAACAATACTGTTGATAGGGATCGCTACCTCAGTGCAGGAGAGGTGCTAGACGCTTTGCACAACGAGGTTCGGACGACGCTTAAGCAGGATAGGGTGGATGCTGATGCTCGTGATGGTATGGATATCGCTCTTTGTAAAATTGATTTGAAGAACAATGTGCTAGAATTTGCAGGTGCACATCGCCCTCTTTACTTGCTAAGAGACAGCCAGCTGCAAGAGTTTAAAGGAGAACGTAGGGCTATTGGAGGAATTCCTTCGGCTAAAAAAGCCGAGCAGCCGTTTACGAACCATACCATTCAGCTGCAACCAAGCGACAGGGTATTTGTGTTTTCTGATGGACTACCAGATCAGGTAGGTGGTCCAGATAAGAAAAAGTACTCGGCCGCCCGTATTCGCGAGCATATTGTGCGGAATGCGCATCTTCCGATGAGTGAGCATGAGGAATTTTTTAATAAAGACTTTTCGGAATACAAAGGCGATGTAAAGCAGATTGATGATATCCTGCTAATTGGAATTGAATTTTAG
- a CDS encoding GAF domain-containing protein — MKLATNVLLVCLLLFGVATFVFLQNAVVKGSSPSAGYVFLALTLFSGAMLYSMTLFMNERIKKLTQRLELLSTSLDESLQAVEADEEVEQKKSSQELARKIADKIAADGLSVEDFSEEILSRLSKEVPFAHGLFYMRQQGGEAFLPTARFAFYSDRELDGFSVGEGINGQVVKDGKSVTIDTIPDNYVHIVSGLGKTNPRAITLTPIMQEGRSVALLELAFLSQPTEHDKQVVDSFCTLISNKIPILQEA; from the coding sequence ATGAAGTTAGCGACAAACGTGCTGTTGGTCTGCTTGTTGTTGTTTGGTGTGGCTACGTTTGTATTTTTGCAAAACGCAGTTGTCAAAGGTAGTTCACCATCTGCTGGTTACGTCTTTCTGGCATTGACGCTTTTTAGTGGAGCCATGCTCTACTCGATGACGCTTTTTATGAATGAACGCATAAAAAAGTTGACTCAGCGGCTAGAGCTGCTTTCTACTTCGTTGGATGAATCGCTGCAGGCAGTTGAGGCCGATGAGGAAGTAGAGCAAAAAAAATCATCGCAGGAGTTAGCACGTAAAATTGCGGATAAAATTGCAGCTGATGGACTTAGTGTTGAGGATTTTTCGGAAGAGATTCTTTCAAGGCTTTCCAAAGAGGTTCCTTTTGCTCATGGACTTTTCTATATGAGGCAGCAAGGAGGAGAGGCTTTTTTACCCACCGCTCGCTTTGCTTTTTATAGTGATAGGGAGTTGGATGGTTTTTCTGTGGGAGAAGGTATCAATGGCCAGGTGGTGAAGGATGGTAAGTCTGTAACCATCGATACGATTCCGGATAATTATGTTCATATTGTTTCAGGTTTAGGAAAAACGAATCCGCGAGCAATAACATTAACACCTATTATGCAGGAAGGCAGATCGGTGGCATTGCTAGAGTTGGCGTTTCTTTCGCAACCTACTGAGCATGATAAGCAGGTTGTTGATAGTTTTTGTACTTTGATTTCCAATAAAATACCAATACTACAAGAGGCGTAA
- a CDS encoding phosphoribosylformylglycinamidine synthase subunit PurQ, translated as MRIGIVKILGFDQSTVRVMVEHFHNSTVLLSVEEEIPTDLNLVVIPSNMLYCESVELQKQVAAGPLFKNLSKYAKQGGFIVGIQSGFQILCQAGLLPGLFTKTEDSRLTCKVVHVMSDFRKSALTYLLDLDHPIKLYLSHSLGPYIVEKEEALPMKANGQILLRYCSENGLISKESAPDGSTESIAAICNKNRNIYGITPNPITRKHFQQKMDGFDLMDSFFKMITR; from the coding sequence ATGAGAATAGGCATTGTCAAAATTTTGGGATTTGACCAAAGTACTGTTAGAGTCATGGTTGAGCATTTCCATAACAGTACAGTTCTCCTTTCCGTAGAGGAGGAAATCCCTACAGATTTAAATCTTGTAGTAATCCCGTCGAATATGCTCTATTGCGAAAGCGTGGAGCTACAAAAACAAGTAGCAGCAGGTCCCTTATTCAAAAATCTAAGCAAGTATGCGAAACAAGGCGGGTTTATAGTTGGGATTCAAAGTGGGTTTCAGATACTCTGCCAAGCGGGGTTGCTACCTGGCCTTTTTACAAAAACAGAGGACTCGCGCCTTACCTGTAAGGTTGTTCATGTAATGTCTGATTTTAGAAAATCTGCCTTAACCTATCTTTTAGACTTAGACCACCCTATAAAGCTCTATCTTTCCCACTCTTTGGGACCCTACATAGTCGAAAAAGAAGAAGCTCTACCAATGAAAGCAAACGGCCAAATACTCCTTCGATACTGTTCTGAGAATGGGCTTATTAGCAAAGAGTCTGCACCTGACGGATCAACCGAATCAATCGCAGCAATATGCAATAAGAATAGAAATATTTACGGAATAACACCAAATCCTATAACCAGAAAACACTTCCAACAAAAAATGGATGGATTTGATCTAATGGATTCCTTTTTTAAAATGATCACCCGCTAA
- a CDS encoding CheR family methyltransferase: MIVTDDDLVSFIRILKDGGGYDLSEYSDKSLKRRLEKVSEDSRLPFNQFLSNIKTNKEFAEKVLKDITVNTTELFRDPVMWQQLRHRILPRFKGNKTINIWHAGCSTGQEVYSMIILLNEMGMLDKAKIVATDINGDVLDMARKGAYKYRFNIGYLDNFDKVIRHNPFNYEEVIDVPYEKYFEISKVKDTLAIRKEYTDIPFFRKHDLVQDGTFVYAKFDLILCRNVIIYFNNSLQNKVFGLFHQNLYSNGCLVLGAHESILGPWSSRFEKNGTFYFKK, translated from the coding sequence ATGATTGTTACAGATGACGATTTAGTTAGTTTCATTCGAATCTTGAAGGATGGTGGTGGTTATGATCTTAGCGAATATTCAGACAAGTCGCTGAAAAGGAGGTTGGAAAAGGTTTCAGAAGATTCTCGATTGCCGTTCAATCAGTTTCTCAGTAACATAAAAACGAATAAGGAATTTGCCGAAAAAGTACTGAAAGATATTACAGTGAATACCACAGAGTTGTTTCGTGATCCTGTAATGTGGCAGCAGTTAAGGCATCGGATTCTCCCTCGTTTTAAGGGAAATAAGACCATCAACATTTGGCATGCAGGCTGCTCTACCGGGCAGGAGGTTTACTCTATGATTATCCTTCTGAACGAAATGGGAATGCTCGATAAGGCAAAAATAGTCGCTACAGATATCAACGGCGATGTGCTTGATATGGCTCGAAAGGGAGCCTACAAGTATCGTTTCAACATTGGCTATTTAGATAACTTCGATAAGGTTATTAGGCATAACCCCTTCAACTACGAGGAGGTGATTGATGTGCCTTATGAAAAGTATTTTGAAATAAGTAAAGTTAAGGATACGCTGGCTATCAGAAAAGAGTATACAGATATTCCTTTCTTTAGGAAGCACGATTTGGTGCAGGATGGAACTTTTGTTTATGCAAAATTTGACCTAATCCTGTGCCGAAATGTGATTATTTACTTTAACAATAGCCTTCAAAATAAGGTTTTCGGGCTTTTCCATCAAAATCTATACTCAAACGGCTGTCTTGTATTGGGAGCGCATGAGTCAATTCTTGGGCCATGGTCATCTCGATTTGAGAAAAATGGTACGTTTTATTTTAAAAAGTAG